The nucleotide window AGAAAAATTCTGAGCTTCCATCACTTTTATCACAAAGTCCCAGCAAACCGCATCGAATGCCTTCCTTATATCAACTTTAAGCATTGAGCTCCTCTGGCACGTAGCCTTTGTGTAATCTCTTATGAGCTCAGACGAGAGTAGCACATTTTCTCTTAGACTTCTTTCTTTTAGGAACGCCGCCTGGTTGATGCTTATACACTCCTGCAGCAAAGGCTTAAGACGATTTGTAATAATTTTCGAGATTACCTTATAGATGATATTGCAGCAACTGATAGGTCTGAAATCTCGAAGATGGCAAGCTTGCGGATTCTTTGGGATGAGCGCGATGGCAGTGTTGCTTAGATCCTTTAGGAGTCTACCATTCCTGAACCCCCGCAATAATATCATTTCCCACCACTGTCCAGGCTGATTTTAGGAACTCCACAGAATATCCATCGGGCTCTCGGCACTTGTCAAGTGGTAGAGCAAAGACTGTCTTAGggcatgactggttttcccgctaccacccgcaaccacagcttttgcggttggtaccGGTTGTTGGCGTTCTGTAACTATCATTCAattcgctctaaaccgcttcaaaccgctctaaaccgcttcaaaccgctctaaacctcataaattcaaaagctggttctagttagcgtttgcggttgcaggaggataattttttttcttttttttaaacaatataaatacaaaaataaaaatattcaataaaaaatttaaattgtaattatagaaatactaaaatatatttattatattttaattaattttataaaattttgaaataaaaatattttctataatttttaaaaattttaaactataactttctaaatgtattttttatatttttataatattatggtttttgatatttttataattatataaaatgtaagtattgttaatttattatttaaccgcagCTGTATGTGTAATTAACCAGTCATAAATATCCCGCAAACGCTCCAATTTTTAACCGcggaaccagtcgtacaaatctcttaaaaccgttagaaaccgcaaccacccgcattcGCAAACTCTCACAACCGCagccgcaaccgctgcgtttgaaccagtcagaacCTTAGTTATCTCCTCAGTGGCGGATAAAATTCATGGTTGTTACATACATAATGCTAAAAATTTATAACTTCTCGTATACTACATATCATACGTTAATATGGAGCTTTTAGAATAGGCTATTTTTAGAAGGGACAATTTGCTGAATATTCATAAGGAGCACTAAAATGAAGAATATAGCCATTCTACAGTAAAAACTCATCGATGTGACAAGTTCACCTAAAATTACCCGTAATAACCTCCGAAGCGCGTGCGTGCAAATGATTTCAATGCACATGCTatactatactatataaaatgtaatataGTCTCAAAAGATAACccttaaaccttaaacccaaaccctaaacccaactTCTTAACTCAAACCGTAAACCATAACGGagctacctaaaccctaaaccaaaactgtaaaccataaacccaaaccctaaacacAAATTCTTAACCCAAACCATAGACTCAAACGGAGCtacttaaaccctaaaccccctAAATCcaaattctaaacccaaattGTAAAACCAAACCATCGTCCATAACGGAACTATCTAAACCCTAACCTTGAAGgtctaaacccaaaccgtagaccctaaacccaaaccttaaATCCAAAACCCCCTAAACCGAAactctaaacactaaacccaaaccgtaaacccttaacctaaaccctaaacccaaattgtaAAACCAAACCATCGCCCATAACGGAgctacctaaaccctaaccttGAAGgtctaaaatatactatatttcATTTAGAATAGTATGGTAATTGATGATAGTTACTATATTGATGATTGGGAAAAGGAGAAAAATGGATAGGTGAGGAACAGAaggggaggaggaggaaggaggAAAGATAGAAGTATGGAGGAAAGGAAGGAGGAATGGAGAGAAAGACAAAGAGAGATCGGGGGAGGGAGGGGAGGAGAGAAAGAGTAGGAGGGAGTGTAAGAGTGAAAGCGACATAAGAGGAAACTATACtattttgatgaatagattaataTACTATAATGTAATGTTTATTCAAAGATTGTATGAAAGCTATATAAACTGTCAATACAAAGAGAGATCGGGGGAGGGAGGGGAGGAGAGAAAGAGTAGGAGGGAGTGTAAGAGTGAAAGCGACATAAGAGGAAACTATACtattttgatgaatagattagtATACTATAATGTAATGTTTATTCAAAGATGTATGAAAGCTATATAAACTGTCAATACAAACATGTATGTGAATCTCCATTAACTTAGAGCATTCATTCAACACAATAGCAAAATAATACCATTTATAAAgcataaaatttcaaaacgcaAATACACATTACCactcaatatataaataagGTGAAAGCTATATATTAGCGACAATACTGAAGGATAAGACAACAAAGCTGATGGAGTAGTGAAGGAGAAGAATCATAAGGCAAAGGAGATACACTTTACcgaagaggaggagaagaatTGTAACATAGTATActgtaattataaaatagaatagagTACATTGCACAACGTTACTGTTCATCTTCCCCAATTCAATCCATCGTCTGTTTTCACTATCTCCAACCCAACAAACCAGACACCTGACATATATAATCACCCACAGATACAAGACGAGATCAGCTTGAAACTTAGACTATATACCCAAATGCTatgaaatcaaatcaaacttacCTTGATTTGTTGGGTTTGGAAACTCAATTGTGCCGCcgtaaaattgaaaaaaaccACTGAAACCCTAACTCTCAATATCCTACTTATACCGCACGACCGAAAGCACGCACCCTCTTCAAATCTTCCTTCTTCGCTGTATGCAAGAGTTTGTAAAGTAGAAACAATTTTTCAATTTGCAAGATAATAATACTCGTTGATGTTTACACGCGCTTTTGGTACTTTATACaacaatatataacatatagtaGCCAAAGTGATGTTATGGGTATGGAgttaatttttccttttcttatgtATAAAGACTCCAATTCCCCTTTTTAGAATTAGAAATGCACTATATTTTGTATTAGAAACGTAACAACTCTTTTCTGTTCATAtcaatatcaaataaaatatctGTGAACACAAATCTTTTTGATCATGTGCTAAATGGATGATAgttcttttttgtttcttgacgtcatattataaatatttggttataaatttaattttgatacatATCACGAGGTGGACATGAAGACAAAGTGCTATGGACGGTGAAGTATCCCCGCCGCAATTTCTCCTATGTAAAACACGTTAAATTGACATAATTTCTTCTtacttttaaaaacaaaaacgcgttgtaaaaattcaattttaagCATCAGTCCTGAAACCCGAAAATTACTAACACACAatcatttaaaactaaataacacaaaaatacatatggTTGGGAACAACTGTAATGTGATTCATTAAAGATTACAAAATCAATACTATATTTCATCacgtatatttaaaaaaaaatcttgtcaCAGATATGGCGATCTCTACCAAATGATTAAGTAAATAAACTACCATAACTGGAAATTTAGTGGTatgtttttaatcatttttagatatgtagaataatattttaaaacatcaagTTTAAATAGAAAGAGAGTAATCTTAAAAGAAGGAAATAAAATCTGAGCAGATACTGACTCAAAGGTGGGTCAAAACACAACTGGTTGGAGATAATTATCCACGTTACGCTGACTTGTTTTCTCCTCCCAACTTGTCAATTTCTTTAATAGTATATCCTAAAATATCACAAAAACTGAACAACACAGCTGTTCTTCTCGAGtcctaatttattattttgctGCTAAGGACTCaatttatttcattatttcataATTCAGGACAGACTTCCTCAATTTTGGTGCAACAAAGAAACGGACAAGAGTAACATCTTCTTTTTGTAATTTCAGTTTGAGGACACAATGCAAGTTAAGTTTGCTCCCTAAGGACTCACACTGTCTCCAAATATGCAGGAAGGACTTTTTGATTGGATCAATATAAATACATTTCTTCATTCTCTTGCACCTTCATCAGCATCTTCACAGTATCTTGGTTTTTGATCACCTTTTCTGTTTTAAATTTACGTATCAACTTCCTAACACGATGACTGTTCTTGTTGAACATTACGTCTCTGGTAAcgtttcatttctttttttcttttaatatattagagaACGCTATGCTTAGATTAGTTCTGAACAATGATAGTATATAAGATTTTTATCCATAAACATATGAAACTTacgttttgatcattttatagATTCAAGAATCgaggaaaagaaaacaaaagaggaGAGGGGTGATGGAGGTTTTATGGTTCCAAAATCTAAAGAAACTGATGAATTCGATGCTCCTGATATCAATTTCCTGGGCCACTCTTTTAGGTTTGTGCTTTTTCTTTTGTCTCTAGAGATATAACTACATTGATTAACCTGCATGTGATAATATGTTTATGAATGTTGCACATGAAAATTTATCACTATCATTTTCTATTTATGTTTAGGGACTATGAGAACGGTGAAAGCGAGAGACAGCAGGGTGTTGAGGAATTCTACAGGATGCAACATATTCATCAGACTTATGATTTTGTaagtttaattaaattaaagttttatgaggctaactaaattaaaaatatctagTGTTAATAGAAAGCTAACAACTTAGAAAAAATTGAAACAGGTGAAAGATATGAGAAAAGAGTATGGAAAACTTAACAAAATGGAAATGAGTATATGGGAATGTTGTGAGCAATTGAACAATGTGGTTGATGAGAGCGATCCTGATCTCGATGAGCCTCAAATTCAACACCTTCTCCAAACCGCTGAAGCCATCCGCAAGGATTATCCTAACGAAGACTGGCTCCATCTCACTGCTCTTATCCACGGTACATGTCTTCTTCCGCTATATCATAACTATATATGTACACAATACAAATTTTGAACATTTTCAATGTATCGTATATAATAGTTATTCACACAAAAATGACTATGTGTTTCTACGAATTTATAATTACAATCTTTTAATTTAAGTCGAGAGGTCCAAAATGATAAAAGGCTGCAAGTTGAACTTGTCAATGGCGCTGGTTGTGTAACATGAAATTCAATAAAATGCCATCATCCCACGTTATAAATGTTGCAATATAAAACGGCCAACAGTTTCAAAGATTTTTTGTTGTACCATTCTCTTTGAAGCAAAACATGTACACATGAGAATTAATTATATTCTAAGCTACCGTTTTTTAATACCCTGGTTTAGAATACTTGTAGAAGAGATTCTTGTGTCAGTATTGGATTTTGAATTACTGTTGGTTTTTATCCAGATCTTGGAAAGGTTCTCCTTTTGCCAGAATTCGGTGGTCTTCCTCAGTGGGCTGTCGTTGGTATGTACATTAAATATGAATGATcctattttaagtttttgtggACTATATACTTGTCTAGAACTATATTTTCGTTTAATTCTGTAAAATAGCAACAAAAAAGTACACAGTTTAACACTTCCATTGAATTATAGGCGACACAT belongs to Brassica rapa cultivar Chiifu-401-42 chromosome A07, CAAS_Brap_v3.01, whole genome shotgun sequence and includes:
- the LOC103828278 gene encoding inositol oxygenase 2; the encoded protein is MTVLVEHYVSDSRIEEKKTKEERGDGGFMVPKSKETDEFDAPDINFLGHSFRDYENGESERQQGVEEFYRMQHIHQTYDFVKDMRKEYGKLNKMEMSIWECCEQLNNVVDESDPDLDEPQIQHLLQTAEAIRKDYPNEDWLHLTALIHDLGKVLLLPEFGGLPQWAVVGDTFPVGCTFDPANIHHKYFKENPDNNTPKYNTKNGVYSEGCGLDNVLMSWGHDDYMYLVAKENGATLPHAGLFIIRYHSFYPLHKAGTYTHLMNDEDREDLKWLHVFNKYDLYSKSKVHVDVEQVKPYYISLINKYFPAKLKW